The Vibrio gallaecicus genome contains a region encoding:
- the glmS gene encoding glutamine--fructose-6-phosphate transaminase (isomerizing): MCGIVGAVAQRDVAEILVEGLRRLEYRGYDSAGVAVVDSDNNLTRVRRLGKVQELADAVNSQDVIGGTGIAHTRWATHGEPSEANAHPHMSGDIAVVHNGIIENHEALRAMLQERGYVFTSQTDTEVIAHLVEWELRTSASLVEALQKTATQLEGAYGTVAVDRKDPSRVVVARSGSPIVIGFGVGENFLASDQLALLSVTRRFMYLEEGDVAEVTRRDVTVFDVAGERVEREIVESNAEHDAGDKGKYRHFMQKEIFEQPTALINTVEGRISDTSVITNAIGVKAEEILSKVEHVQIIACGTSYNSGMAARYWFESLAGVSCDVEIASEFRYRDFVVRPNSLLVTLSQSGETADTLAALRLAKEKGYMSAMTICNVAGSSLVRESDFAFMTRAGTEIGVASTKAFTTQLAAMLMMVTSIGRLQGRINEEKEAEIVQALHQLPADIEKALAFDKEIEALAPDFADKHHTLFLGRGEFYPIAMEASLKLKEISYIHAEAYAAGELKHGPLALIDADMPVVVIAPSNDLLEKLKSNVEEVRARGGLLYVFADEDAGFESDENMKIIKMPHVNEVTAPIYYTVPMQLLSYHVALIKGTDVDQPRNLAKAVTVE; the protein is encoded by the coding sequence ATGTGTGGAATAGTCGGTGCTGTAGCACAACGTGATGTCGCTGAAATTTTAGTAGAAGGCTTACGTCGTTTAGAATACCGCGGATACGATTCAGCAGGTGTAGCGGTTGTTGATTCTGATAATAACCTGACTCGCGTGCGTCGTTTGGGTAAAGTGCAAGAGCTTGCTGATGCAGTAAATTCTCAAGATGTTATTGGTGGTACAGGTATCGCTCATACACGCTGGGCTACACACGGGGAGCCATCTGAAGCGAACGCACACCCACACATGTCTGGTGATATCGCTGTTGTACATAATGGTATTATCGAAAACCACGAAGCACTGCGAGCTATGCTGCAAGAGCGTGGCTACGTATTTACTTCACAAACTGATACTGAAGTTATTGCTCACTTAGTTGAATGGGAACTTCGTACTTCAGCTTCTTTGGTTGAAGCGCTACAGAAAACAGCAACACAATTAGAAGGTGCATACGGTACCGTAGCTGTAGATCGCAAAGATCCAAGCCGCGTTGTTGTTGCTCGCTCTGGTAGCCCTATTGTTATTGGTTTTGGTGTGGGTGAAAATTTCCTAGCATCTGACCAACTTGCACTTTTAAGTGTAACTCGTCGTTTCATGTACTTAGAAGAAGGTGATGTTGCTGAGGTGACTCGCCGTGACGTGACAGTATTTGATGTAGCGGGCGAGCGTGTTGAGCGTGAAATCGTTGAGTCAAATGCAGAACATGACGCAGGTGATAAAGGTAAATACCGTCACTTCATGCAGAAAGAGATCTTTGAACAGCCAACGGCGCTAATCAACACTGTGGAAGGTCGTATTTCTGACACTTCTGTTATCACTAACGCAATTGGTGTTAAAGCTGAAGAGATCCTAAGTAAGGTTGAACACGTGCAGATCATCGCGTGTGGTACATCTTACAACTCTGGTATGGCAGCACGTTACTGGTTTGAGTCTCTAGCTGGCGTAAGCTGTGACGTAGAGATTGCCTCTGAGTTCCGTTACCGTGATTTCGTTGTTCGCCCGAACAGCCTTTTAGTGACTCTGTCTCAGTCTGGTGAAACCGCTGATACACTTGCTGCGCTTCGTCTTGCAAAAGAGAAGGGTTACATGTCTGCAATGACTATCTGTAACGTTGCAGGATCTTCGTTGGTTCGTGAATCTGATTTTGCTTTCATGACTCGTGCAGGAACTGAGATCGGTGTTGCTTCAACTAAAGCCTTCACAACACAGCTAGCGGCTATGCTGATGATGGTAACGTCAATTGGTCGCCTGCAAGGTCGTATCAATGAAGAGAAAGAAGCTGAGATCGTTCAAGCACTTCATCAACTTCCTGCTGATATCGAGAAAGCACTAGCGTTTGATAAAGAGATTGAAGCACTGGCACCAGATTTTGCTGATAAGCACCACACTCTGTTTTTGGGTCGTGGCGAGTTCTACCCAATCGCGATGGAAGCATCTCTTAAATTGAAAGAGATCTCTTACATTCACGCAGAAGCATACGCTGCTGGTGAGCTTAAGCACGGTCCTTTGGCTCTTATTGATGCAGACATGCCAGTAGTTGTTATTGCACCAAGCAACGATTTGCTAGAGAAGCTGAAATCGAACGTTGAAGAAGTACGTGCTCGTGGCGGTTTACTTTACGTATTCGCTGATGAAGATGCAGGCTTTGAAAGTGATGAGAATATGAAGATCATCAAGATGCCTCATGTGAATGAAGTAACCGCACCTATCTACTACACGGTACCAATGCAATTGCTGTCTTATCATGTAGCTTTGATTAAAGGTACTGATGTCGATCAGCCTCGTAACTTAGCGAAAGCTGTAACAGTAGAATAA
- the rpoD gene encoding RNA polymerase sigma factor RpoD translates to MDQNPQSQLKLLVIKGKEQGYLTYAEVNDHLPAEIVDSEQVEDIIQMINDMGIKVVETAPDADDLALNDDDTNIDEDAAEAAAAALSSVENEIGRTTDPVRMYMREMGTVELLTREGEIDIAKRIEDGINQVQLSVAEYPGTIPYILEQFDKVQAEELRLTDLINGFVDPDDDGTAAPTATHIGSELAETDLKDEDGENKEGDDEEEEEEDTGIDPELALEKFTALRTSYQNRQLAINEYGNDSPKAVLATTMMQDVFKEFRLTPKQFDYLVTQLRTSMDRVRTQERLIMRQTVEYGKMPKKSFIALFTGNESSEAWLDEVLASDKPYAEKIRRNEHDIRRSIQKLDIIERETSLTVQSIKDISRRMSIGEAKARRAKKEMVEANLRLVISIAKKYTNRGLQFLDLIQEGNIGLMKAVDKFEYRRGYKFSTYATWWIRQAITRSIADQARTIRIPVHMIETINKLNRISRQMLQEMGREPLPEELAERMQMPEDKIRKVLKIAKEPISMETPIGDDEDSHLGDFIEDTTLELPLDSATATSLRGATKDVLAGLTPREAKVLRMRFGIDMNTDHTLEEVGKQFDVTRERIRQIEAKALRKLRHPSRSETLRSFLDE, encoded by the coding sequence ATGGATCAAAATCCGCAGTCACAGCTAAAATTACTTGTTATTAAAGGCAAGGAACAAGGCTATCTGACCTACGCCGAAGTAAACGACCACCTACCTGCAGAAATTGTTGATTCTGAACAGGTAGAAGACATTATTCAGATGATCAATGACATGGGTATTAAAGTAGTTGAAACTGCTCCTGATGCTGATGATCTTGCTCTGAATGATGACGATACCAATATAGATGAAGATGCAGCTGAAGCTGCTGCCGCAGCTCTATCAAGCGTAGAAAACGAAATTGGTCGTACAACTGACCCTGTCCGCATGTACATGCGTGAAATGGGTACTGTTGAGCTACTAACTCGTGAAGGCGAAATCGATATCGCTAAGCGTATCGAAGATGGTATTAACCAAGTTCAGCTTTCAGTTGCTGAATACCCTGGCACTATTCCATACATCTTGGAGCAGTTCGACAAGGTTCAGGCTGAAGAGTTACGCTTAACTGACCTAATCAACGGCTTCGTTGACCCTGATGATGATGGCACTGCAGCACCAACTGCGACTCACATCGGTTCTGAACTTGCTGAAACTGATCTAAAAGATGAAGACGGCGAAAACAAAGAAGGCGACGACGAGGAAGAGGAAGAAGAAGACACAGGTATCGACCCTGAACTTGCTCTTGAGAAGTTTACTGCTTTACGCACTAGCTACCAAAATCGTCAGCTTGCAATCAATGAATACGGCAATGACAGCCCGAAAGCAGTACTTGCAACAACAATGATGCAAGACGTTTTCAAAGAGTTCCGTCTAACGCCGAAGCAATTTGATTACCTAGTAACCCAACTTCGAACTTCAATGGATCGTGTACGTACTCAAGAACGCTTAATCATGCGTCAAACTGTTGAGTACGGCAAAATGCCGAAGAAATCTTTCATTGCACTATTTACAGGCAACGAATCTAGCGAAGCATGGTTGGATGAAGTATTAGCTTCAGATAAACCATACGCTGAAAAAATCAGACGTAATGAGCATGACATCCGTCGTTCTATTCAAAAGCTAGACATTATTGAACGTGAAACATCTTTAACAGTTCAAAGTATTAAAGATATTAGCCGTCGTATGTCTATCGGTGAAGCAAAAGCTCGCCGTGCAAAGAAAGAAATGGTTGAAGCTAACTTACGTCTAGTAATCTCGATTGCTAAGAAGTACACAAACCGTGGTCTACAATTCCTGGATCTAATCCAAGAAGGTAACATCGGTCTGATGAAAGCTGTAGATAAGTTTGAATACCGTCGTGGTTACAAGTTCTCAACTTACGCTACGTGGTGGATCCGTCAAGCAATCACTCGTTCGATTGCCGACCAAGCTCGTACTATCCGTATTCCGGTTCACATGATCGAAACGATCAACAAACTAAACCGTATCTCTCGTCAAATGCTACAAGAGATGGGTCGTGAACCACTACCGGAAGAACTTGCTGAACGCATGCAGATGCCTGAAGACAAGATTCGTAAAGTACTGAAAATCGCTAAAGAGCCAATCTCAATGGAAACACCAATCGGTGATGACGAAGATTCGCACCTAGGTGACTTCATTGAAGATACAACTCTAGAGCTTCCACTAGACTCAGCGACAGCAACCAGTCTACGTGGCGCAACTAAAGACGTTCTTGCAGGTCTAACACCTCGTGAAGCAAAAGTACTGCGTATGCGTTTTGGTATCGATATGAACACAGACCACACTCTAGAAGAGGTTGGTAAACAGTTCGACGTTACTCGTGAACGTATCCGTCAGATTGAGGCTAAAGCACTTCGTAAGCTTCGTCACCCAAGCCGTTCAGAAACTCTGCGTAGCTTCTTAGACGAATAA